A window from Candidatus Gracilibacteria bacterium encodes these proteins:
- a CDS encoding transglutaminase-like domain-containing protein, producing the protein MSNSDSSTGVESTLAGTEVKGAKERAHAHMEIALRKALQKEMLGLITDEERAKAFRPHRSDPLLPKIFKWRAYHRLRGEGLPYEAPQKAEFSLLEQFDEACKQVLMTGTAPELPAELKALWEGEGGNSVADRLQWVTGNYQPSLLLEFCREVESVREQVKQLQKAKAPKFSYRPQTGLSDEEPIKPEDIEAKVTPFYGGYYRQYVCKWDPIQKQIVQEETDIHEFQVETDEALKKYHYELLIKRSEPIALELPYDAIPLVESLEPATHRLCRSESGTFYLVPKSPAEFAKDLPKTLNFDFVLTNLPENRLTDGPTDEPEVPSTTWDEETASFLNTLQRLPGASDTQKIKRIEAFVRKKFKYPADVNERDQMNSNCASTTDHFRALCEGGVADCYWSNLFAGALAQTLGIHHRLVAGRFVTKDPRFDFAALSGTGHAWGEWWNGQEWVRMEATPAKEKDDRQEEEEGESQEGDFGEAQAPEEEAQEELELEEIQGMYKDLLQQAGRIDQAPTPEVLFKEKEGISFQEWQKVERFIEAVNATPVLAEHSIDGRASTLGEQWRKLFDLLFKRRKVPRPAYRGPVRASEGDELYDPTMAVIDVLSGEEDPMGFKLPSLKTREHIDILAFEDDAIMDLTTSMTSAGVSGALPVEEQKKMILAGLYNLMKLNDRLHLDANRRAMCHPLTLRSHLQAFKGKETVELLHNPSKALDKKALARLFQALDQTQTGAGDLLGALQNYEASLKPETLQKIKDKKLLKVLTIVSDGEVANQAECVQIVAQLREKGIVVQGIGFGAQAQSIRVLCHDEAHKDSAVVIEDVRQASFTRHRLLVQHLRKLGFSGRIKGIQNHGKKKTHSSRSTLRAKTSSWNKRRILASPLGKWRKCRIYTGRRSHCLHACSRFAGAKTPFGILRRGGGNACRYRL; encoded by the coding sequence ATGTCAAATTCGGATTCCAGCACAGGAGTAGAAAGCACTTTAGCCGGTACCGAGGTCAAAGGTGCTAAAGAGCGTGCCCATGCACACATGGAAATAGCCCTAAGAAAGGCACTTCAAAAAGAAATGCTAGGGCTGATCACAGACGAGGAACGGGCAAAAGCATTCCGCCCGCATCGTTCAGACCCACTCTTGCCCAAAATCTTTAAATGGCGCGCTTACCATCGATTGAGAGGTGAGGGCCTCCCTTATGAAGCACCACAAAAAGCAGAATTTTCTCTACTGGAGCAGTTTGATGAAGCCTGTAAACAAGTGCTGATGACCGGCACGGCGCCGGAACTGCCAGCTGAACTCAAGGCATTGTGGGAAGGCGAAGGTGGGAACTCTGTGGCTGATCGACTGCAATGGGTCACTGGCAACTATCAACCCAGTCTTTTGCTCGAATTTTGCAGGGAAGTGGAGTCCGTACGAGAGCAAGTTAAACAACTGCAAAAAGCAAAAGCACCCAAGTTTAGCTACCGGCCACAAACCGGCTTATCGGATGAAGAGCCCATCAAACCTGAAGACATCGAAGCCAAAGTTACGCCTTTTTACGGAGGCTACTATAGGCAATATGTTTGCAAGTGGGATCCGATTCAAAAACAGATCGTTCAAGAAGAAACGGACATTCACGAATTCCAAGTTGAGACCGACGAAGCACTCAAAAAATACCACTATGAACTGTTGATTAAAAGGTCGGAGCCCATCGCACTGGAACTCCCTTATGATGCGATCCCATTGGTGGAATCTTTAGAACCTGCAACCCACCGTTTGTGTCGTTCCGAGTCGGGAACTTTTTACCTGGTGCCGAAGAGCCCAGCAGAGTTCGCCAAAGACCTTCCAAAAACCCTGAATTTTGATTTTGTACTCACCAATCTGCCGGAGAACAGACTCACAGATGGGCCAACGGATGAACCCGAAGTGCCAAGCACCACTTGGGATGAAGAAACCGCTTCATTCCTAAATACACTCCAAAGGCTACCGGGAGCCTCAGACACGCAAAAAATAAAACGGATCGAAGCTTTTGTACGAAAAAAATTCAAATATCCGGCGGATGTGAACGAACGAGACCAGATGAATTCAAATTGCGCCAGTACGACAGATCATTTTAGAGCCCTTTGTGAAGGAGGCGTTGCCGATTGTTACTGGAGCAACCTCTTTGCCGGCGCTCTCGCACAAACCCTGGGTATCCATCACCGCTTGGTTGCCGGTCGTTTTGTCACCAAAGATCCGCGCTTTGATTTCGCGGCCCTGTCAGGCACGGGACACGCCTGGGGAGAATGGTGGAATGGGCAAGAATGGGTACGAATGGAGGCCACTCCCGCCAAAGAAAAAGACGATAGGCAAGAAGAGGAAGAAGGCGAGTCTCAGGAAGGGGATTTTGGGGAGGCACAGGCTCCAGAGGAAGAAGCTCAGGAAGAACTGGAACTTGAAGAAATCCAAGGAATGTATAAAGATTTGCTCCAGCAAGCGGGCCGGATTGATCAAGCGCCAACGCCCGAAGTCCTATTCAAAGAAAAAGAAGGGATCTCGTTCCAAGAGTGGCAAAAAGTAGAACGATTCATCGAGGCGGTGAACGCCACGCCGGTTTTGGCTGAGCACAGCATCGACGGCCGGGCCTCCACACTGGGAGAGCAGTGGAGAAAACTCTTTGACCTCCTCTTCAAACGAAGAAAAGTACCAAGACCCGCCTACCGAGGGCCGGTGAGGGCCAGCGAAGGAGATGAGCTCTACGATCCAACGATGGCGGTGATCGATGTTTTAAGTGGTGAAGAGGACCCCATGGGCTTCAAACTCCCAAGTCTGAAAACAAGAGAACACATCGATATTTTGGCTTTCGAGGATGACGCGATCATGGATCTCACTACCTCCATGACGAGCGCGGGAGTGAGTGGAGCCTTGCCCGTGGAAGAGCAGAAAAAGATGATTCTGGCCGGCCTCTACAACCTTATGAAACTCAATGATCGACTCCATCTGGATGCCAATCGTAGAGCCATGTGCCATCCGCTCACTTTGCGGAGTCACTTGCAAGCCTTCAAAGGTAAAGAAACGGTGGAACTCTTACACAATCCAAGCAAAGCTTTGGATAAAAAAGCGCTGGCTCGACTCTTCCAAGCATTGGATCAAACCCAAACTGGAGCTGGAGATCTATTGGGAGCCCTTCAAAATTATGAAGCCTCGCTCAAACCCGAAACTCTTCAAAAAATCAAAGACAAAAAACTCCTCAAAGTCCTCACCATTGTTTCCGATGGAGAAGTGGCGAATCAAGCGGAATGTGTACAAATAGTCGCTCAACTACGAGAAAAAGGCATCGTGGTGCAGGGAATTGGATTTGGAGCGCAAGCTCAGTCCATCCGTGTGCTCTGCCACGACGAGGCGCACAAAGATTCCGCAGTGGTCATTGAAGATGTGCGGCAGGCCTCGTTCACCCGTCATCGTCTTCTCGTTCAGCACTTGAGAAAACTCTGATTTTCAGGTAGAATAAAAGGAATACAAAACCATGGCAAAAAGAAAACCCACTCTTCCCGGAGCACCCTACGAGCAAAGACAAGTTCCTGGAACAAACGCCGAATCCTGGCGAGCCCACTTGGCAAATGGAGAAAGTGCCGAATCTATACCTGAAGGCGAAGTCACTGCCTTCACGCATGCTCACGGTTTGCAGGTGCTAAGACTCCTTTCGGAATATTACGCCGTGGGTGATGAAACGCTTGCCGGTACAGATTATAG
- a CDS encoding AAA family ATPase: MLRLLSEYYAVGDETLAGTDYRVPAKQGSDALLETLREDAEPTSSTENPLTRKDAVRRELMGLLGLPGADQVFFEVLEAEGNRFRAALPILKQKAKLDELIHLARNKQTALYQKDRADYGTLQATTEANIGALEGGVTQAKEDFATKTRSLPEQSRGWLLTQELLGYKNQMDTNGGFALTPSRQKMIDRMLQAMLHGEKVLALGSTGTGKTELAIAVAKIASGGKEPIVVEVHENMTVADLMGRLGIKAVGTAQMETELVEGPILQAKREHRVLILDEKTTGPNRLFMGIKATLNKLERDRSFPGLIATGNIKDERTRDREETDPAVLRMYRAAIQVPYMSEEEHYKVVLAQLMDPTGLLPFPKTELLFLRKLTKAGRLMQMCHDRSVGALTTDLPEANRKMLADCFGGELDQIHLDKNFLDTGTLLSLFKGWSNERAKGKPFKAYLKDELVNFLDSAKFSMDEDERKLARTIMELTGVLSGGEPDGPKVVSNENPYLLPSEVGELFSLAPSDDDPRGKGKSGGEDDTPKPPEDDPIPPELTRENFEWVENKLRVDYYFSKEAIEKHFLREGDRPVPAKADIIDAVREKLTNAQVNHLRALEVAGREIRFFLTPMVSGARFKEVLSKPELMPFFQHQGGQVDPFMHSNYEVAINACRTPNSRQTESITEYAWTLGDSSDDSTAKAGDPDDSYNQADHMTLGFRSDAFNTHHQVWKTGLSSMDSAEYAMLQVLKAMEGKYCDDINRELTSSDGTLGTYTVLPAKNDGITGKATMHRNGNTVCLGFLDSGSGRQRLDLSEEPLSTRGRKARLRSRVMHKI, encoded by the coding sequence GTGCTAAGACTCCTTTCGGAATATTACGCCGTGGGTGATGAAACGCTTGCCGGTACAGATTATAGAGTGCCCGCAAAACAAGGCTCGGATGCGCTTCTTGAGACACTTCGAGAGGATGCGGAGCCCACAAGCTCCACGGAAAACCCGCTCACTCGCAAAGACGCTGTACGGCGTGAACTCATGGGACTCTTGGGTTTGCCCGGAGCGGATCAGGTATTTTTTGAGGTCTTGGAAGCGGAAGGAAATCGTTTCAGAGCGGCACTCCCCATACTCAAACAAAAAGCCAAACTGGATGAACTCATACACTTGGCTCGAAATAAACAAACAGCGCTCTATCAAAAAGATCGAGCAGATTACGGCACCCTTCAGGCCACTACCGAAGCCAATATCGGCGCACTGGAAGGTGGGGTAACACAAGCCAAAGAGGATTTCGCAACGAAGACAAGAAGCTTGCCCGAACAAAGCCGGGGTTGGCTCCTCACTCAGGAGCTTTTGGGCTACAAAAATCAAATGGATACAAACGGAGGCTTTGCCCTCACACCGAGTCGGCAGAAAATGATCGATCGTATGCTTCAGGCCATGCTACATGGAGAAAAGGTTCTTGCACTCGGTTCTACGGGAACGGGTAAAACGGAACTCGCCATCGCGGTGGCCAAAATCGCTTCGGGTGGCAAAGAACCGATAGTCGTGGAAGTGCACGAAAATATGACGGTGGCAGACCTGATGGGCCGTTTGGGGATTAAAGCAGTGGGCACGGCTCAGATGGAAACGGAACTCGTCGAAGGCCCAATCCTGCAGGCAAAACGGGAACACCGAGTGCTTATTTTAGACGAAAAAACCACCGGCCCCAATCGTCTTTTTATGGGGATCAAGGCGACTTTAAACAAACTGGAAAGAGACAGAAGCTTTCCTGGACTTATTGCCACGGGGAACATCAAAGATGAGCGCACCAGAGATCGTGAAGAAACGGATCCCGCGGTGCTCCGTATGTACAGAGCAGCGATTCAAGTGCCTTACATGAGCGAGGAAGAACACTATAAAGTGGTGCTGGCTCAGCTCATGGATCCGACTGGCCTTTTGCCCTTCCCAAAAACCGAACTGCTTTTTTTAAGAAAGTTGACGAAAGCCGGTAGACTCATGCAGATGTGTCACGATCGGTCGGTTGGAGCACTCACAACAGACTTGCCCGAAGCAAATCGAAAAATGCTCGCGGACTGTTTTGGAGGCGAACTGGATCAGATCCACTTGGATAAAAACTTCTTGGACACGGGAACGCTCCTTTCTCTTTTTAAAGGCTGGTCCAATGAGCGAGCAAAAGGAAAGCCCTTCAAGGCCTACTTGAAAGACGAACTGGTCAACTTTTTAGACAGCGCCAAATTCAGCATGGATGAAGATGAACGCAAACTGGCACGGACGATTATGGAACTCACGGGCGTGCTCAGTGGGGGTGAGCCGGATGGGCCGAAGGTGGTTTCAAACGAAAATCCCTACCTACTCCCATCCGAAGTGGGGGAATTGTTTTCACTTGCTCCTTCAGATGATGATCCCCGTGGAAAGGGAAAATCTGGAGGTGAGGATGACACTCCCAAGCCTCCAGAAGACGACCCCATTCCCCCCGAACTCACCCGTGAAAACTTCGAATGGGTAGAGAACAAGCTACGGGTGGACTATTATTTTTCCAAAGAAGCCATTGAAAAACACTTCTTAAGAGAAGGAGACCGCCCCGTGCCCGCCAAGGCTGATATTATAGACGCCGTACGCGAAAAGCTTACCAATGCTCAGGTCAATCACCTGCGAGCCTTGGAAGTGGCCGGCCGTGAGATCCGTTTTTTTCTCACCCCTATGGTCTCCGGAGCTCGTTTCAAAGAAGTGCTGAGCAAACCAGAGTTAATGCCTTTCTTTCAGCACCAAGGTGGCCAAGTGGATCCTTTTATGCATAGCAACTATGAAGTAGCAATCAACGCCTGTCGTACACCAAACTCACGGCAAACGGAATCCATCACGGAATATGCCTGGACATTGGGAGATTCTTCAGATGACTCCACGGCCAAAGCAGGTGATCCTGACGATTCTTACAATCAGGCCGATCACATGACACTGGGGTTTCGAAGCGATGCTTTCAACACTCACCATCAGGTTTGGAAAACTGGCCTTTCCAGTATGGACAGCGCGGAATACGCCATGCTCCAGGTTTTGAAGGCAATGGAAGGTAAGTACTGTGACGATATCAATAGAGAGCTCACTAGTAGCGATGGAACCCTTGGCACCTACACGGTTTTACCGGCAAAGAATGATGGAATCACCGGCAAAGCTACTATGCATAGGAACGGAAATACTGTGTGCCTGGGCTTTCTAGATTCAGGCAGTGGTCGTCAGAGGCTGGACTTGAGCGAAGAGCCTCTGAGCACTCGGGGTCGTAAGGCGCGTCTTCGTTCCCGGGTAATGCATAAAATTTAG
- the tilS gene encoding tRNA lysidine(34) synthetase TilS, whose protein sequence is MKLKLDLKSVPKESTVIVGVSGGRDSMALVHALIHQRPDLKVIPAHVNHGLRPSAEDDAAFTKGMMQRWELSCEFFKPRPPETGNIEEWGREKRYEFFEKLFKKHHADFIFTAHHQDDDFETMLLHVLRGTRVKGLAGMAPVRGKLVRPLLYTSRSEINAYAEAHQIPYRNDPTNEDERYMRNFLRHKIIPVLNHVYPGLADRWQKQKHYWNELQVMLEKEALTFMEENLDPKEGLHRSAFTKLPYPTRTTVLELWYLESTGKRIPDNATLDRWDEAIRTLDPRKKTEWDPLGKKGQKFLLLTKERAKLQ, encoded by the coding sequence ATGAAACTCAAACTCGACTTAAAGTCGGTCCCCAAAGAATCCACGGTTATTGTGGGCGTTTCGGGGGGCCGAGACTCGATGGCTTTGGTGCACGCACTCATCCACCAGCGCCCGGATCTTAAAGTCATCCCCGCCCATGTCAATCACGGTCTCAGACCCTCCGCCGAAGACGATGCTGCTTTCACCAAAGGAATGATGCAACGATGGGAACTTTCCTGTGAATTTTTTAAACCCCGCCCGCCCGAAACCGGCAATATCGAAGAATGGGGCCGAGAAAAACGCTACGAATTTTTTGAAAAACTGTTTAAAAAACACCACGCCGATTTCATTTTCACCGCCCACCACCAAGACGACGATTTTGAAACCATGCTCCTCCATGTGCTCCGTGGAACCCGTGTTAAAGGCTTGGCCGGTATGGCTCCCGTGCGCGGGAAATTGGTCCGTCCACTCCTCTACACTTCCCGCAGCGAGATCAACGCGTACGCCGAAGCTCACCAAATCCCCTACCGCAACGACCCCACCAACGAAGACGAGCGCTACATGCGCAACTTCCTCCGTCACAAAATCATCCCCGTGCTCAATCATGTGTACCCTGGCCTGGCCGACCGTTGGCAAAAACAGAAGCATTATTGGAATGAACTTCAAGTGATGCTCGAAAAAGAAGCCCTCACATTTATGGAAGAAAATCTGGACCCCAAAGAAGGCCTTCACCGAAGCGCCTTCACCAAACTCCCCTATCCAACCCGCACCACAGTCTTGGAACTCTGGTACTTGGAAAGCACGGGCAAACGCATCCCCGACAACGCCACCTTAGACCGTTGGGACGAAGCCATCCGCACCCTGGATCCCCGCAAAAAAACCGAATGGGACCCTCTCGGCAAAAAAGGCCAAAAATTCCTCCTCCTCACCAAAGAACGGGCAAAACTGCAGTAA
- a CDS encoding RNHCP domain-containing protein produces MNFTVINEGFQCGNCGSAVAPQRGSCRNHCTECLYSLHVDAAFPGDRASNCKGLMKPIGVTQSGKKGWILLHECTKCSVTIRNKMANDDNMVLAARLSTNPTGADPI; encoded by the coding sequence ATGAATTTTACTGTTATCAACGAAGGTTTTCAATGCGGAAACTGTGGCAGCGCGGTCGCTCCTCAAAGGGGCAGCTGCCGCAACCACTGCACCGAGTGCCTCTATTCCTTGCATGTGGATGCCGCATTCCCGGGCGACCGCGCCTCAAACTGCAAGGGCTTAATGAAGCCAATTGGCGTGACGCAGTCGGGCAAAAAAGGGTGGATTCTCTTGCACGAATGCACAAAATGTTCTGTAACTATTCGCAATAAAATGGCGAATGATGATAATATGGTGCTCGCCGCTCGTCTCAGTACAAATCCAACCTGAGCCGACCCCATCTAA